The following proteins are encoded in a genomic region of Enterocloster clostridioformis:
- the hisB gene encoding imidazoleglycerol-phosphate dehydratase HisB, which yields MERTASITRDTNETHISMTLNLDGSGRGNISTGIGFFDHMLNSFARHGFFDLDLTVKGDLEVDTHHTIEDTGIVLGQAIRKAVGDKKGIMRYGSQILPMDESLVLCALDLCGRPYLVCDLVLDREKVGDLETEMVREFFYAVSYGAEMNLHLKQLSGTNNHHIIEAAFKAFAKALDGAVAAEPRLSGVLSTKGSL from the coding sequence ATGGAACGGACTGCATCCATCACCCGAGACACCAACGAAACGCATATATCCATGACCCTTAACCTGGATGGATCCGGCAGAGGGAACATCAGCACAGGCATCGGATTCTTTGACCATATGTTAAACAGCTTCGCGCGCCATGGCTTTTTTGACCTGGACCTTACGGTGAAGGGAGATTTGGAGGTGGATACCCACCACACCATAGAGGATACGGGAATCGTGCTGGGACAGGCCATCCGAAAGGCAGTGGGAGACAAAAAGGGGATTATGCGTTACGGCTCCCAAATACTGCCCATGGACGAATCCCTGGTGCTCTGCGCCCTGGACCTTTGCGGAAGGCCCTATCTGGTCTGCGACCTGGTCTTGGACCGGGAAAAGGTAGGGGATTTGGAGACTGAGATGGTGCGGGAATTCTTTTACGCCGTCTCCTATGGGGCGGAGATGAACCTTCATTTAAAACAGCTTTCAGGGACAAACAATCACCATATCATCGAGGCTGCCTTTAAGGCTTTCGCCAAGGCCCTGGACGGCGCGGTGGCGGCGGAACCGCGTCTGTCAGGCGTACTTTCCACCAAGGGGAGCCTTTAG
- the hisD gene encoding histidinol dehydrogenase, which produces MRIVTLDNKSMENILADMLKRDPNNYDSYTQTVQAIVDDVKTRGDEALFEYTKRFDGASLDGDSIRVTREEIDEAMKQVEPGLLKVMEKSMDNIRRYHEKQRQNSWFDAQPDGTILGQKVTALESVGVYVPGGKAAYPSSVLMNIIPAEVAGVKRIAMVTPPGKDGKVNPVTLTAAHMAGATEVYKAGGAQAVAALAFGTASIPRVNKIVGPGNIFVALAKKAVYGHVSIDSIAGPSEILVIADDSANPRFVAADLLSQAEHDELASSILVTTSMELARKVSVEVDGFLKVLSRRDIIRKSLDNYGYILVAESMEKAVETANSIAPEHMEIVTRNPFEVMTKIQNAGAIFIGEYSSEPLGDYFAGPNHILPTNGTAKFFSPLGVDDFIKKSSIIYYSREALETAHKDIEAFAESEHLTAHANSVRVRFEQ; this is translated from the coding sequence ATGAGAATCGTGACATTAGACAATAAGTCCATGGAAAATATTCTGGCGGACATGTTGAAAAGGGACCCCAATAATTATGACAGCTATACCCAGACCGTACAGGCCATTGTGGATGATGTAAAGACCAGGGGAGACGAGGCGCTGTTTGAGTATACAAAGCGGTTTGACGGGGCGTCCCTGGATGGGGACAGCATACGCGTGACCCGGGAGGAAATTGATGAGGCCATGAAACAGGTGGAACCGGGCCTTTTAAAGGTCATGGAGAAGTCCATGGACAATATCCGCCGTTATCATGAGAAGCAGAGACAGAACAGTTGGTTTGACGCCCAGCCTGACGGCACCATCCTGGGCCAGAAGGTGACTGCCTTAGAGAGTGTGGGAGTGTATGTGCCCGGCGGCAAGGCGGCGTATCCTTCCTCTGTCCTGATGAATATTATTCCGGCCGAGGTGGCGGGAGTGAAGCGCATTGCCATGGTGACGCCGCCCGGAAAGGACGGAAAGGTAAATCCGGTGACTCTGACAGCGGCCCACATGGCAGGAGCCACAGAGGTCTATAAGGCAGGCGGGGCACAGGCAGTGGCGGCCCTGGCTTTCGGCACGGCATCCATCCCCAGGGTAAATAAAATCGTGGGACCCGGCAACATCTTTGTGGCTCTGGCCAAAAAGGCTGTCTATGGCCACGTGAGCATTGACAGTATAGCAGGCCCCAGCGAAATCCTGGTGATTGCCGATGACAGCGCCAATCCGCGTTTTGTGGCCGCAGACCTGTTAAGCCAGGCAGAACACGATGAGCTGGCGTCCTCCATTCTGGTGACCACCAGCATGGAGCTGGCCAGGAAGGTATCCGTTGAGGTGGATGGCTTCCTGAAGGTGCTGTCACGCAGAGACATCATAAGAAAGTCCCTGGATAATTACGGTTATATCCTGGTGGCGGAATCCATGGAAAAGGCAGTGGAGACAGCCAACAGCATTGCGCCGGAGCACATGGAAATCGTCACCAGGAATCCTTTTGAGGTCATGACCAAGATTCAGAACGCAGGCGCTATCTTTATAGGGGAGTACAGCTCAGAGCCTTTGGGAGATTATTTTGCCGGCCCCAACCACATCCTGCCCACCAATGGGACGGCTAAGTTCTTTTCACCCCTTGGCGTGGATGATTTCATTAAGAAATCCAGCATTATTTATTATTCCAGAGAGGCTCTTGAGACAGCCCATAAGGACATAGAGGCATTTGCCGAGTCAGAACACCTGACAGCCCACGCTAATTCAGTCAGAGTGCGCTTTGAACAATAG
- the hisG gene encoding ATP phosphoribosyltransferase has protein sequence MRYLTIALAKGRLADKAMEMFEAIGISCDEMKDKASRKLIFVNEDLGVRFFLAKANDVPTYVEYGAADIGIVGRDTILEEGRKLYEVMDLGVGKCRMCVCGPESARERLEHHELIRVATKYPNIAKDYFYNQKYQTVEIIKLNGSIELAPIVGLSEVIVDIVETGSTLRENGLMVLEEVCSLSARMVVNQVSMKTENERITAIIKKFQAYLKEKAGK, from the coding sequence ATGAGATATTTGACCATAGCGTTAGCCAAAGGAAGGCTTGCGGACAAAGCCATGGAGATGTTTGAGGCAATCGGCATTTCCTGTGATGAGATGAAGGATAAGGCTTCCAGGAAGCTTATCTTTGTTAATGAGGACCTGGGAGTGCGTTTTTTTCTTGCAAAGGCCAATGATGTGCCTACATACGTGGAGTACGGGGCGGCTGACATTGGCATTGTGGGAAGGGATACCATATTGGAGGAGGGCCGCAAGCTCTATGAAGTCATGGACCTTGGGGTGGGAAAATGCAGGATGTGCGTCTGCGGACCTGAATCAGCCAGGGAAAGGCTGGAGCACCACGAGTTGATTCGGGTGGCCACCAAGTATCCCAACATAGCAAAGGACTATTTCTATAACCAGAAGTATCAGACCGTGGAAATCATTAAGCTGAACGGTTCCATCGAGCTGGCCCCCATCGTGGGACTGTCCGAGGTAATCGTTGATATCGTGGAGACAGGTTCCACCCTGCGGGAGAACGGACTCATGGTGTTAGAGGAAGTGTGCAGCCTGTCCGCCAGGATGGTGGTGAACCAGGTGAGCATGAAGACGGAAAATGAACGCATCACGGCCATCATCAAGAAGTTTCAGGCATATCTTAAGGAGAAGGCCGGAAAGTAG
- the hisZ gene encoding ATP phosphoribosyltransferase regulatory subunit: protein MAGNNRLIHTPEGVKDSYNGECRKKLAVQDKILDTFYLYGYEHIQTPSFEYFDIFSKDRGSVPDREMFKFFDRDNNTLVLRPDMTPAVARCVAKYFMDDHMPLRLCYLERTFKNNSSYQGRLKERAETGAELIGDDSEDADAEMIAMVIDSLRQAGLKEFQVELGQVAFYRSLLKEAGLEEEVEQELNQYIENKNYFAVEGLLKNQSMDEGLKTAFLKLPELFGSLEQMQEAKKLTANPGALAAIERLEKVHSILESRGLEAYVSYDLGMLSRYQYYTGIIFKAYTYGTGDYIVTGGRYDKLLVQFGKDTPAVGFVIVVDQLMAALSRQQIDVPVTLVNTVILYETSARSRALWLGSYFRDKGLAVQSMKKKEQVPLEDYKARAAQRGMRNVLYLKGDGTTVTAMDTVNGNIDQIPITAYE from the coding sequence ATGGCAGGAAATAATCGGTTGATTCATACGCCGGAGGGCGTAAAGGACAGTTATAACGGAGAATGCAGGAAGAAGCTGGCAGTACAGGACAAGATTCTGGATACCTTTTACCTGTACGGATATGAGCATATCCAGACTCCGAGTTTTGAATATTTTGATATTTTCAGCAAGGACAGGGGAAGCGTGCCGGACAGGGAGATGTTTAAGTTCTTTGACCGGGACAACAATACACTGGTGCTGAGGCCGGATATGACGCCGGCGGTTGCGCGGTGCGTGGCCAAGTACTTTATGGACGACCACATGCCTCTTCGGCTCTGCTACCTGGAGCGCACCTTTAAGAATAACAGCAGCTATCAGGGCCGCCTTAAGGAGCGGGCTGAGACAGGGGCTGAGCTGATTGGGGATGATTCCGAGGATGCGGATGCCGAGATGATTGCCATGGTCATTGACAGCCTGAGGCAGGCTGGCCTTAAGGAGTTCCAGGTGGAGCTGGGTCAGGTGGCATTTTACAGAAGCCTTCTCAAGGAGGCCGGGCTGGAAGAGGAAGTAGAGCAAGAGCTGAATCAGTACATTGAAAACAAGAACTATTTTGCCGTGGAGGGTCTGCTGAAGAACCAGTCCATGGACGAAGGGCTTAAGACGGCTTTTCTGAAACTTCCGGAGCTGTTCGGCTCCCTGGAGCAGATGCAGGAGGCGAAAAAGCTTACCGCCAATCCGGGGGCCCTGGCTGCCATTGAGCGGCTGGAGAAGGTCCACTCCATTCTGGAGAGCAGAGGCCTGGAAGCCTATGTATCCTACGACCTGGGGATGCTCAGCAGGTATCAGTACTATACGGGAATCATTTTCAAGGCATATACCTATGGAACCGGGGATTATATTGTCACCGGAGGCCGGTATGACAAGCTGCTGGTGCAGTTTGGAAAGGATACGCCTGCAGTGGGATTCGTGATTGTGGTAGACCAGCTGATGGCCGCCCTTTCCAGGCAGCAGATTGATGTTCCGGTGACGCTGGTGAATACGGTGATACTCTATGAGACGTCAGCCAGATCCCGGGCCCTGTGGCTGGGCAGCTATTTCAGGGATAAGGGGCTGGCCGTCCAGTCCATGAAGAAGAAGGAGCAGGTGCCGCTAGAGGATTACAAGGCCAGGGCGGCACAGAGGGGCATGCGCAATGTCCTGTACCTGAAGGGTGACGGGACCACAGTGACAGCCATGGACACGGTGAACGGGAATATAGACCAGATACCCATTACCGCTTACGAGTAA
- a CDS encoding Holliday junction resolvase RecU — translation MGTWNSRGLRGSTLEDLINHTNDLYREKKLALIQKIPTPITPIEIAKSSRHITLAYFDQKSTVDYIGAVQGIPVCFDAKECAVKTFPLQNIHPHQIEFMGEFEKQGGIAFIILYFTGLDEIYYLPFEQIEGYWKRMEEGGRKSFTYDEVDKNWRVRSHAGFLVHYLEEIQKDLDRRS, via the coding sequence ATGGGTACCTGGAATTCCAGAGGATTAAGGGGCTCTACCCTTGAAGATTTGATTAACCATACCAACGATTTGTACAGGGAAAAGAAGCTGGCTCTGATACAGAAGATACCGACGCCCATCACTCCCATTGAAATTGCCAAGTCCAGCCGCCACATCACCCTGGCCTATTTTGACCAGAAGAGTACCGTGGACTATATCGGGGCCGTGCAGGGGATTCCGGTGTGTTTTGATGCCAAGGAATGCGCGGTAAAGACATTTCCCCTTCAAAATATCCATCCCCACCAGATCGAATTCATGGGGGAATTTGAGAAACAGGGCGGAATTGCATTTATCATTCTCTATTTTACCGGCCTGGACGAGATATATTACCTGCCTTTTGAACAGATAGAGGGATACTGGAAACGGATGGAGGAGGGAGGGCGCAAAAGCTTTACCTACGACGAGGTGGACAAAAACTGGCGGGTCCGTTCCCATGCCGGCTTTCTGGTCCACTATCTGGAAGAAATACAAAAAGACCTGGACAGAAGGTCATAG
- a CDS encoding TetR/AcrR family transcriptional regulator, which produces MNTHTREKKPYHFGNLKETLIEQGIELIHERGIEKFSLRKVAKQVGVSATACYNHFGNIDELLRGMYSYVIDRFAAALKQAVEDNPCHNVTISMGVAYVEFFAKYPHYFNFLFDSEYLGIQIKETEITWNSSFTPFEIFVNGAKRGMRELNIDEKELRDDLLVMWAAVHGLAAMANMKGVQYDNGDWGALTERILLNKVIL; this is translated from the coding sequence ATGAATACACATACAAGAGAAAAAAAGCCATATCATTTTGGTAATTTAAAAGAAACGCTCATCGAACAGGGAATTGAGCTAATTCATGAGCGGGGGATTGAAAAATTTTCTTTACGAAAGGTGGCGAAACAAGTAGGTGTATCAGCAACTGCCTGCTACAATCACTTTGGAAATATTGATGAGCTGCTCCGGGGAATGTACTCTTATGTGATCGACAGATTCGCAGCCGCTCTAAAACAGGCAGTTGAAGATAATCCCTGTCATAATGTTACAATTTCTATGGGCGTGGCCTATGTGGAATTTTTTGCAAAGTATCCGCACTATTTTAATTTCTTATTTGACAGTGAATATCTGGGCATTCAAATAAAGGAAACTGAAATCACATGGAACAGCTCCTTTACTCCATTTGAAATTTTTGTAAATGGTGCAAAAAGAGGAATGAGGGAACTAAACATTGATGAAAAAGAGTTAAGAGACGACCTTTTGGTAATGTGGGCAGCCGTACACGGTCTGGCAGCTATGGCTAACATGAAAGGCGTACAGTATGACAATGGTGATTGGGGCGCTCTTACAGAAAGAATACTGCTTAACAAGGTAATACTGTAA
- a CDS encoding nitroreductase family protein: MTESEAIRARHAVRNYTTKPLSPAVIDGLKEEIDQCNRLGQLHIQLVTENGEAFKSMIPLFGRFKNVKNYIALAAKKQDGFYAECGYYGARLMVKAQQAGLNSCWVTNTYNAKKCPVSLAPHEELVGVIAIGYGTTDGTQHKSKSMEKLFNKQNFFIEASGNTVSIRPKDNRPMSQIDIGIVKYHFEVGAGRENFIWK; encoded by the coding sequence ATGACGGAATCAGAAGCAATCAGAGCAAGACACGCAGTCAGGAATTATACAACGAAACCACTCTCACCTGCGGTTATTGATGGACTGAAAGAAGAAATTGACCAGTGTAACCGGCTGGGACAGCTGCATATCCAGTTAGTAACGGAAAATGGGGAGGCATTTAAAAGCATGATTCCCCTTTTCGGGAGATTCAAAAATGTAAAAAACTATATTGCTTTGGCAGCCAAAAAGCAAGACGGTTTTTATGCGGAGTGTGGCTACTATGGAGCGCGTCTCATGGTTAAGGCTCAACAAGCAGGTCTTAACTCGTGTTGGGTCACAAATACATACAATGCGAAAAAATGTCCTGTTTCGTTAGCTCCCCATGAGGAGCTGGTTGGTGTCATCGCGATTGGTTATGGCACTACTGACGGTACGCAGCATAAGTCAAAGAGCATGGAAAAATTATTCAACAAACAGAATTTTTTTATCGAAGCTAGTGGGAATACCGTATCCATCCGCCCAAAGGATAATCGCCCTATGTCCCAAATTGATATTGGCATTGTGAAATACCATTTTGAGGTTGGCGCCGGAAGGGAAAATTTTATTTGGAAATGA
- a CDS encoding MerR family transcriptional regulator, giving the protein MLAIGQMSKVCGVSVKTLRHYDKIGLLKPQRTDEINGYRYYEDSQIGTMLLIGRLKRYGFSLTEIQALLTIPDSRELLRQLYKQRFRLERQMEYISITIREMGYHLEEFERTGDIMSYQNNYEIQIKEAEEQALVTQRHKMSVEEFGTYYGKIYEKIAREHMTINGVIMAVYHDQEFDPAYSDIELGVGITERDKADFIMPGCLCAATIHRGPYSGLPDAYGAIVAWINANGYHMNGMPYEIYRKNQFDKLPPDEWETEIFFPVKK; this is encoded by the coding sequence ATGCTGGCCATAGGACAGATGTCAAAGGTATGTGGGGTGAGCGTTAAGACACTGCGTCACTATGATAAGATAGGCCTTCTAAAGCCCCAGAGAACAGATGAGATAAACGGATACCGGTACTACGAGGACTCTCAGATTGGCACCATGCTTTTGATTGGAAGGCTGAAACGGTATGGTTTTTCCCTTACGGAAATTCAGGCTCTGCTTACCATCCCGGACAGCAGGGAGTTGCTGCGGCAGCTGTACAAACAAAGATTCCGCCTGGAGCGGCAGATGGAGTATATTTCCATAACTATCAGGGAAATGGGGTATCATCTGGAAGAATTTGAAAGGACAGGTGACATTATGAGTTATCAGAACAATTATGAGATTCAGATAAAGGAAGCGGAGGAACAGGCTCTTGTTACCCAGAGACACAAGATGTCAGTGGAGGAATTCGGCACATACTATGGAAAGATATACGAAAAAATTGCCAGGGAACACATGACCATAAACGGGGTGATCATGGCTGTCTATCACGACCAGGAATTTGACCCGGCATACAGCGATATCGAACTGGGAGTGGGTATCACGGAGCGGGATAAGGCTGACTTTATCATGCCGGGCTGTCTGTGTGCGGCGACTATCCACAGGGGCCCCTATTCAGGACTGCCGGATGCCTACGGCGCCATCGTGGCCTGGATTAACGCCAATGGCTATCATATGAATGGGATGCCTTATGAGATTTACCGCAAGAACCAGTTTGACAAGCTTCCGCCGGATGAGTGGGAGACAGAGATTTTCTTTCCAGTGAAAAAGTAA
- a CDS encoding YcxB family protein → MERQNNEIQLEFQMTKGELAEYCVNVTVKEIWSQKLVVAVFVMFLLAGVGKGLLMAALGMGVEYLEGVVVCWCLFMGGILAVSCILLYWQCGRQGFLKPRVYKVEQGYLCCENDKSRIPCSWYSYQAETHRVLILRRSVARKNHVFLAVPKRIFPDRVTMDRFLEQFQNPQAVEDDGHVVEGLFNFYFFMDQKAWSHAWIQGIQVGLRVKKLYGVKRDKWFRVMEIMAALCGLCIGIILNNTTLTAVFLTLLLLSYMREHGMSESFYMKQIRSGWMPSKGIGRWELSIGEHGICMKRGLEFAGYGWKDYNCLAETEDTFYFVNTGAGRGIECIPVPKWVFKDHGEMDAFLNFCRDRGVKWSGVDKTEVLLKNDRMLYILIALVLLAVLISSIIRAVCL, encoded by the coding sequence ATGGAACGACAAAATAATGAAATACAGTTGGAATTCCAGATGACAAAAGGCGAATTGGCGGAATACTGTGTGAACGTTACTGTAAAAGAAATATGGTCACAGAAGCTGGTAGTAGCAGTATTTGTAATGTTCCTTTTGGCAGGAGTTGGAAAAGGACTGCTTATGGCAGCATTGGGAATGGGAGTTGAATATCTGGAGGGAGTAGTGGTTTGCTGGTGCCTTTTTATGGGCGGAATACTGGCTGTTTCGTGTATCCTGCTGTATTGGCAGTGCGGCAGGCAGGGATTCCTGAAACCCAGGGTATACAAAGTGGAACAGGGATACCTGTGTTGTGAAAACGATAAGAGCAGGATACCGTGTTCCTGGTATTCATACCAGGCCGAAACGCACAGGGTTCTGATTTTGAGAAGGTCTGTGGCAAGAAAAAACCATGTGTTTCTGGCTGTTCCTAAACGTATTTTCCCGGACAGGGTAACTATGGACCGCTTCCTGGAGCAATTTCAAAATCCGCAGGCAGTGGAGGATGATGGGCATGTTGTGGAGGGCTTATTTAACTTTTATTTCTTTATGGACCAGAAGGCTTGGTCCCATGCCTGGATTCAGGGAATACAGGTGGGACTTCGGGTAAAGAAATTATACGGTGTAAAGAGAGATAAATGGTTCCGGGTAATGGAAATCATGGCAGCGTTATGCGGATTGTGCATTGGTATCATACTGAACAATACTACCCTGACTGCGGTTTTTCTGACCTTGCTTCTTTTGAGCTATATGAGGGAGCATGGGATGTCAGAGTCATTTTACATGAAACAAATAAGGAGTGGATGGATGCCGTCAAAAGGGATTGGAAGGTGGGAACTTTCCATTGGGGAACATGGAATCTGCATGAAGAGGGGGCTGGAATTTGCAGGGTACGGTTGGAAGGATTATAATTGTCTGGCTGAAACTGAGGACACATTTTATTTCGTGAATACAGGGGCAGGACGCGGGATAGAGTGTATCCCGGTTCCCAAGTGGGTGTTTAAGGACCATGGGGAAATGGATGCATTTCTCAATTTCTGCCGTGACAGAGGTGTGAAGTGGAGCGGAGTGGATAAAACAGAGGTCCTTCTTAAGAATGACAGGATGCTTTATATCCTGATAGCCCTGGTATTATTGGCTGTGCTGATTTCCAGTATCATCCGGGCCGTGTGTTTGTGA
- the trpS gene encoding tryptophan--tRNA ligase, producing MGKIILTGDRPTGRLHVGHYVGSLKRRVELQNSGEFDEIYIMIADAQALTDNADNPEKVRQNIIEVALDYLACGLDPGKSVLFIQSQVPELCEMTFYYMDLVTVSRLQRNPTVKSEIQMRNFEASIPVGFFTYPISQAADITAFKATTVPVGEDQAPMIEQTREIVHKFNSVYGETLVEPDILLPDNKACLRLPGIDGKAKMSKSLGNCIYLSDSEDEIKKKIMSMFTDPNHLKVEDPGQVEGNPVFIYLDAFCRDEHFEKYLPDYKNLDELKAHYTRGGLGDVKVKRFLNSVLQDELRPIRERRREIAKDIPAVYRILEEGSRKAEQKAAQTLAEMKRAMKINYFEDKELIAEQAERFRTEME from the coding sequence ATGGGAAAGATTATACTGACCGGTGACCGCCCCACAGGACGGCTTCACGTAGGACATTATGTGGGCTCTTTAAAGCGCAGGGTGGAGCTGCAGAATTCAGGAGAGTTTGATGAGATTTATATTATGATAGCCGATGCCCAGGCGTTGACAGACAATGCGGACAACCCGGAAAAGGTGCGTCAGAACATAATAGAGGTGGCTCTGGACTATCTGGCATGCGGATTGGACCCGGGGAAATCCGTTCTGTTCATCCAGTCACAGGTGCCTGAGCTGTGCGAGATGACGTTTTATTATATGGATTTAGTGACCGTATCCAGGCTTCAGCGCAATCCTACCGTAAAATCTGAGATTCAGATGCGCAACTTTGAGGCCAGCATTCCGGTGGGCTTCTTCACATATCCGATCAGCCAGGCAGCGGACATCACTGCCTTTAAGGCAACCACTGTTCCGGTAGGAGAGGACCAGGCGCCCATGATTGAGCAGACCAGGGAAATCGTCCATAAGTTCAACAGTGTCTACGGGGAGACCCTGGTGGAGCCGGACATCCTTCTGCCGGACAATAAGGCGTGTCTGCGCCTGCCCGGTATAGACGGCAAGGCTAAGATGAGTAAATCCCTTGGAAACTGCATTTACCTGTCTGATTCCGAGGACGAGATAAAGAAGAAAATCATGTCCATGTTCACGGATCCGAATCACCTGAAGGTGGAGGATCCGGGACAGGTGGAAGGAAATCCAGTGTTCATTTATCTGGATGCGTTCTGCCGGGATGAGCATTTTGAAAAATATCTGCCGGATTATAAGAACCTGGATGAGCTGAAAGCTCATTACACCAGAGGCGGTTTGGGTGATGTGAAGGTGAAGCGGTTCCTCAACAGCGTGCTTCAGGATGAACTGAGGCCCATCCGTGAGCGCCGCAGGGAAATCGCCAAGGACATTCCTGCTGTTTACCGCATCCTGGAGGAGGGCAGCCGCAAGGCAGAGCAGAAGGCAGCCCAGACCCTGGCTGAGATGAAGAGGGCCATGAAAATCAATTACTTCGAGGATAAGGAATTGATTGCGGAACAGGCTGAGCGGTTCAGGACTGAGATGGAGTAG
- a CDS encoding RluA family pseudouridine synthase, with the protein MQTLTITRNEAGQRLDKLLTKYLNQAGKGFLYKMMRKKNITLNGKRCDGSERLEEGDQVKLFLSDETIEKFSVPDIRRYAGRTGDSGSAGTSAGETERAVREKGVESREHMSWNGRKRLDIVYEDQHILVVNKPSGMLSQKAKDSDMSLNEYILNYLIDSGKLPISQLRTFKPSICNRLDRNTSGLVVAGKSLAGLQVMNEVFKDRSIHKYYQCLVAGEIKEKQLIAGFLKKDESTNTVSIYPLEVENSVPIMTEYLPLSGNGTFTLLQVTLITGRSHQIRAHLASIGHPIVGDYKYGSRSLNDALKKKYAVRSQLLHSWRLVMPETLPAPLEHLRGEEFTAGLPVIFSTVMEGEGIGLPSGNQGDYPGPGQG; encoded by the coding sequence ATGCAGACACTGACAATTACCCGTAATGAAGCCGGACAGCGGCTGGATAAGCTTCTTACAAAATATCTGAACCAGGCCGGCAAGGGTTTTCTCTATAAAATGATGCGCAAAAAGAACATAACTCTGAATGGAAAGAGATGCGATGGTTCCGAACGTCTGGAGGAGGGAGATCAGGTAAAGCTGTTCCTCTCGGATGAGACCATAGAAAAGTTTTCTGTACCGGACATCAGAAGGTATGCCGGCAGGACCGGAGACAGCGGGAGTGCAGGCACATCCGCCGGAGAAACGGAGAGAGCAGTCCGGGAAAAAGGTGTGGAATCCCGGGAACACATGAGCTGGAATGGAAGGAAACGTCTGGACATTGTCTATGAGGACCAGCATATCCTGGTGGTGAATAAACCATCCGGCATGCTGTCACAGAAGGCAAAGGACAGCGACATGTCCCTAAATGAATACATCCTTAATTATCTTATTGATTCAGGAAAGCTTCCCATATCCCAGCTGCGCACCTTTAAGCCGTCTATCTGCAACCGGCTGGACAGAAACACCAGCGGACTGGTGGTGGCCGGAAAATCCCTGGCGGGCCTCCAGGTTATGAATGAGGTGTTTAAGGACAGAAGCATACACAAGTACTACCAGTGTCTGGTTGCCGGTGAAATAAAGGAGAAACAGCTGATTGCGGGCTTCCTGAAAAAGGATGAGAGCACGAATACCGTAAGCATTTATCCTCTGGAAGTGGAGAACAGCGTCCCTATCATGACCGAATATCTGCCGCTGTCCGGCAACGGAACATTCACACTGCTGCAGGTGACCCTGATTACAGGAAGAAGCCATCAGATTCGTGCCCATCTGGCGTCCATTGGTCATCCGATTGTGGGAGACTATAAGTATGGAAGCCGCAGCTTAAACGATGCATTAAAAAAGAAGTACGCGGTCCGGTCCCAGCTCCTTCATTCCTGGAGGCTGGTCATGCCCGAAACACTTCCCGCGCCCCTGGAGCATCTGAGGGGAGAGGAGTTTACCGCCGGTCTGCCGGTGATTTTCAGCACGGTTATGGAAGGTGAGGGGATAGGGCTGCCTTCCGGAAACCAGGGCGATTATCCCGGACCGGGACAGGGATGA
- a CDS encoding SDR family NAD(P)-dependent oxidoreductase, protein MKIAVVTGASSGMGRETIIQLWEHFKGFDEIWIIARRRERLDELDRQAGVPLRKFALDLTRERDRDVLSQALVTVKPQVKFLVNAAGFGKIGRVEELGLKSETDMVVLNCEALCAVTRMVLPYMECNSRIIQYASSAAFLPQPGFAIYAATKSFVLSYSRALNQELRSRRIYVTAVCPGPVNTEFFDIAESTGVIPLYKRLVMANPKRVVQKAIRDSIAGREISVYGITMKVFRLLCKVLPHRMLLAVMSFMNE, encoded by the coding sequence ATGAAGATTGCTGTAGTGACCGGAGCGTCCTCCGGTATGGGCAGGGAAACCATCATCCAGCTGTGGGAACATTTTAAGGGCTTTGATGAGATTTGGATTATAGCCAGGAGAAGAGAGCGTCTGGACGAACTGGACCGCCAGGCGGGGGTACCCCTGCGCAAATTCGCGCTGGACCTGACAAGGGAACGTGACAGGGATGTGCTGTCACAGGCCCTTGTCACCGTGAAACCTCAGGTAAAGTTTCTGGTCAATGCAGCAGGCTTTGGTAAGATTGGGCGGGTGGAGGAACTGGGCTTAAAGAGCGAGACGGACATGGTGGTTTTAAACTGTGAGGCTCTGTGCGCCGTAACCCGCATGGTGCTGCCCTATATGGAATGCAACAGCCGGATTATCCAGTATGCATCTTCCGCAGCGTTCCTGCCCCAGCCCGGATTTGCCATCTATGCGGCCACAAAATCCTTTGTCCTCAGCTACAGCAGAGCCCTGAACCAGGAGCTGAGAAGCCGGAGAATCTATGTGACGGCTGTGTGTCCGGGACCGGTAAATACGGAGTTCTTTGACATTGCCGAGTCCACAGGTGTGATTCCTCTCTATAAGAGGTTAGTCATGGCAAATCCAAAGCGTGTGGTTCAAAAGGCCATCCGGGACAGCATTGCGGGCAGAGAGATATCAGTCTACGGCATTACCATGAAAGTCTTCCGGCTGCTGTGCAAGGTGCTTCCCCACCGCATGCTGCTGGCAGTCATGAGCTTCATGAATGAATAA